A window of the Trichoderma asperellum chromosome 4, complete sequence genome harbors these coding sequences:
- a CDS encoding uncharacterized protein (EggNog:ENOG41): MTPGSPDAGENLPANNSLAAVAYHKAIQQASRPMRLDLSWKLDRNSAADFFLWRGNADGMRLDQDINNAGQSAFLGFNTVQRTIEQYRSFINQQEEDPTRQSTPIMIRPDMDNMYTGNAQALTGLSDVQRYTVAIHWVGAGANQITGSDLSQLDTLGKELLYDPEFLSVAEFTNQYPMQPKNPFGTANPGSQASEQLQAWIAGPNTGNKNAVVVLANYGPDLGQGSFGTSLQGVQLVNISLSLLGIAEDQPNGAPGWSVRRVLGGGGSGGPDHSDIGVATSVIASNLGPGESVLYYLTATD, translated from the coding sequence ATGACTCCAGGAAGTCCTGACGCCGGCGAAAACTTACCCGCGAATAACTCTTTAGCTGCTGTGGCATATCATAAGGCGATTCAACAAGCTAGTCGCCCAATGAGATTAGATCTTTCATGGAAGCTTGACCGCAATTCAGCGGCAGACTTCTTCCTTTGGCGTGGTAATGCCGACGGAATGCGGTTGGACCAAGATATCAACAACGCGGGCCAAAGCGCTTTTTTGGGATTCAATACGGTACAGCGGACCATTGAGCAATATCGAAGTTTCATAaatcaacaagaagaagatccaACACGCCAAAGCACTCCCATAATGATCCGCCCAGATATGGATAACATGTACACCGGAAACGCTCAAGCGTTGACTGGCCTTTCAGATGTCCAGCGATATACAGTTGCAATTCACTGGGTTGGAGCAGGAGCAAATCAGATCACTGGCTCTGACTTGTCGCAACTTGATACTCTTGGGAAAGAACTACTCTATGACCCTGAATTCCTTTCGGTTGCTGAGTTTACGAATCAATATCCGATGCAGCCAAAAAATCCGTTCGGCACAGCGAACCCAGGTTCGCAAGCATCTGAACAGCTCCAAGCGTGGATTGCTGGACCTAACACAGGTAATAAGAATGCAGTTGTTGTTCTTGCAAACTATGGACCAGATTTGGGACAGGGAAGTTTTGGAACCAGCTTGCAAGGCGTCCAGCTCGTGAATATCTCACTGTCCCTATTGGGGATAGCTGAGGATCAGCCAAACGGTGCACCAGGATGGAGCGTGCGCAGAGTTCTCGGAGGCGGTGGCTCTGGCGGCCCTGATCACAGTGATATTGGAGTCGCCACGTCGGTAATTGCATCGAACCTAGGCCCCGGCGAGAGCGTCCTCTACTATCTGACCGCTACTGACTAA
- a CDS encoding uncharacterized protein (EggNog:ENOG41), whose protein sequence is MSGSASSHTLCTPISASKPLGMQRTGPSIGLFYCSQKSYISKDSLIMDQISHNRRSPARSVAGEDEGSPHEDSLPACLSCRRRKSRCSRERPSCAQCFKIGAECQYVVKQKPGIKAGAVDNLNRRLEVLEQILLDSSGNTRARLAALLDGDIGEFNGNKFLQTSSVIRQEGHLTQGDAIEYGTRDSSLASTSQAEHHRPKRQRIDDDDDNDTGDLQYWDADNDSWIPPLPPISFLKAVVEAHFQTVHHWIPILHETRFRAKFKDPVERQKLSILLHALLSASIKYVDFEHFGMNVQDVTRQIYVSRKTVMSHVMEALSVENTQALVIIAFDYMGSGHVSKTWPIIGSLTRVVDYLQLTIEPDEESPKRPLLKSLAILNTTHDWTESEERRRLFWSVFLLDRICSVTTGLTSDDVHRRLPCGGAMWARSEPVSTPYFGIWDKATAKIGNSISNAPTIYLSPKTAIDDPTPGSNADVDVSKLGAFAYCIEATENLSQVTSFFLQQSVDFDDRDAVKNWLTRFKELDLRLVHWKMFLPKQWQDSNVSRDVLVIKMDPNLTLAHISHNTSTILLHQHVAYPPTRWKDVVKLPSSCSAETCHLAAVETSSIVQKYLRYMGGIVNSQFAFCAFVAARVLLIHWISCETRVLDTEFFNLLQSLKDMSDKWRGYYKSGSTVNDISGQKREERTMDLPSRYVEQLEHLHTRFLNDMTFSTAGLTDILCDASLHDYAENSAHHTPISTTHFNHGNSTRVYRRYSSGFEAYQNAGVPSPARRSDHHTNHLLTEINAASGYSHSQPIITEEDELTTMSNMLLGNQFLEMDRVITLQSTDFFNFDSTGRVGLSG, encoded by the exons ATGTCGGGGTCTGCATCGTCGCATACATTGTGTACACCAATCTCGGCTTCAAAGCCGCTGGGGATGCAGCGAACTGGGCCCAGCATCGGCCTCTTCTATTGCTCCCAGAAGTCATACATAAGCAAAGACTCTCTAATAATGGATCAGATCTCACACAATAGGAGGAGTCCAGCTAGGTCAGTAGCTGGGGAAGATGAGGGTTCGCCACATGAGGATAGTTTACCCGCGTGCCTATCTTGCAGGAGAAGGAAATCTAGATGCTCTAGAGAGAGGCCGAGCTGCGCGCAATGCTTCAAGATAG GTGCTGAATGCCAGTATGTCGTCAAGCAGAAACCAGGTATCAAGGCAGGGGCAGTCGATAATCTCAATCGACGGCTAG AGGTATTGGAACAAATACTCTTGGATAGTTCTGGCAATACAAGAGCCAGGTTGGCTGCTTTGCTAGACGGAGATATCGGGGAGTTTAATGGCAATAAATTTCTCCAAACGTCGTCCGTGATTAGACAAGAGGGACATCTTACACAAGGAGACGCAATAGAGTATGGAACCCGAGATTCTTCCCTTGCTTCCACCTCTCAGGCAGAACACCATCGTCCGAAACGACAACggattgatgatgatgatgataacgATACTGGAGACCTTCAGTACTGGGATGCAGATAATGACTCCTGGATCCCTCCACTACCACCTATTTCATTTTTGAAAGCGGTCGTCGAAGCTCACTTCCAAACGGTGCATCACTGGATTCCGATTCTCCATGAAACAAGATTCCGGGCCAAGTTCAAAGACCCAGTTGAAAGGCAAAAGCTTTCCATACTTCTTCATGCTTTATTATCTGCCTCGATCAAGTATGTCGACTTTGAACATTTTGGAATGAATGTACAGGATGTTACAAGGCAGATTTACGTCTCTCGGAAGACAGTCATGTCGCATGTAATGGAAGCACTCTCCGTCGAAAATACTCAAGCATTGGttattattgcttttgaCTAT ATGGGAAGCGGCCACGTCTCAAAAACGTGGCCTATCATTGGATCTCTGACTAGAGTCGTCGACTATCTGCAGCTAACTATAGAGCCAGACGAAGAGTCGCCAAAGAGACCTCTCTTGAAATCCTTAGCCATTCTAAACACCACACATGATTGGACGGAATCTGAAGAACGACGGAGGCTTTTCTGGagcgtttttcttttggatAG AATATGTTCGGTCACTACCGG TCTAACATCAGACGACGTTCATCGGCGCTTACCTTGTGGTGGAGCAATGTGGGCACGCTCTGAGCCAGTTTCGACGCCGTACTTTGGAATATGGGACAAAGCTACGGCCAAGATAGGCAACTCAATATCGAATGCGCCAACCATCTATCTGTCTCCAAAAACGGCAATTGATGACCCAACTCCTGGGTCCAATGCTGATGTAGATGTATCTAAGCTCGGAGCATTTGCGTATTGCATCGAAGCGACGGAGAATCTTAGCCAAGTTACGTCCTTTTTCTTACAACAAAGTGTCGATTTTGATGACCGAGATGCTGTCAAAAACTGGCTCACAAGATTCAAGGAACTCGACTTGCGTTTGGTTCA TTGGAAGATGTTTTTGCCGAAACAATGGCAAGATTCGAATGTTTCTCGTGACGTTCTAGTCATAAAGATGGACCCAAATCTCACCCTCGCGCATATCTCGCACAATACTTCTACAATCCTCCTTCATCAACACGTTGCCTATCCTCCTACTCGATGGAAAGATGTTGTCAAGCTCCCTAGTTCATGTAGTGCCGAGACGTGCCATCTTGCTGCAGTTGAAACATCATCCATCGTGCAAAAGTATTTGCGATATATGGGCGGAATTGTCAACAGCCAGTTTGCCTTTTGCGCTTTCGTGGCTGCGAGAGTTTTACTCATTCATTGGATTTCTTGCGAAACACGCGTATTGGACACTGAATTTTTCAACCTTTTACAGAGTCTGAAAGACATGTCCGATAAGTGGCGTGGATACTATAAAAGTGGTTCTACAGTCAACGACATATCGGGccagaaaagggaagaacGAACTATGGACTTGCCCAGCAGATATGTAGAGCAGCTTGAGCATCTACACACACGCTTCCTTAATGACATGACGTTCTCAACGGCTGGCCTTACAGATATCCTCTGCGATGCGAGCTTGCACGACTATGCCGAGAATTCGGCGCATCATACGCCAATATCCACCACTCACTTTAATCATGGGAATTCAACAAGAGTATATCGACGATATTCATCTGGATTTGAAGCATATCAAAATGCGGGTGTGCCTTCTCCTGCGAGAAGGTCTGATCACCACACAAACCATTTGTTGACCGAAATAAACGCGGCGAGCGGCTATTCTCACAGCCAGCCAATTATaactgaagaagatgagctAACAACTATGTCAAATATGCTACTTGGAAACCAGTTCTTGGAAATGGATCGTGTCATTACACTCCAAAGCACCGATTTTTTCAACTTTGATTCGACTGGAAGGGTGGGCCTATCCGGATAA
- a CDS encoding uncharacterized protein (EggNog:ENOG41), translated as MSTPHLDSQSNLKTIILDGGRLMDIRRRLQNDNDDVLNKAFAILKKKADDWLTQGPWSVMEKTKAPPSGDMHDYTSQAPYWWPSPGPGGNPYVQRDGERNPEVLNYTDRVNVEKVFASSSALGLAWFYSGNEAYAEHAADIIRTWFISPQTRMNPNLNHAQLIPFANTGRHIGIIDFSQWYTTLLDIAVILNSGSLSGTSAASWTAEDMDEFREWNREFLSWLTESDFGRAERAEKNNHGSFASMLVSAIALFVDNKQLVQQEAANIQHDINETINADGALPEELRRTRSWHYSNFTLLALTRLAMVAEKAGVDLWHYRGPQGQGIFKAIEYLLPAATGAAVWASKDIHFERYAAADIIRTAADAGHKASQLAISTIELPPEGDLWPLRPAPEQLEPVKVKLEQLEK; from the coding sequence ATGTCGACGCCTCACCTGGATTCACAGTCAAACCTCAAGACTATTATTCTTGATGGCGGACGTTTGATGGATATACGAAGACGCCTTCAAAATGACAATGACGATGTGTTAAACAAAGCTTTTGccattttgaagaagaaggctgatgACTGGCTCACCCAAGGACCGTGGTCAgtgatggagaagacaaaagCTCCCCCAAGCGGGGATATGCACGATTACACCAGCCAAGCTCCATACTGGTGGCCATCACCAGGACCAGGTGGGAATCCTTACGTACAACGAGATGGCGAGAGGAATCCTGAAGTGCTTAATTATACCGATCGCGTGAATGTTGAAAAAGTCTTCGCCTCGTCATCGGCTCTTGGCCTTGCATGGTTTTACTCTGGTAACGAGGCATACGCCGAGCATGCTGCTGATATTATCAGAACATGGTTCATTAGTCCGCAAACGAGGATGAATCCAAACCTCAACCACGCCCAGCTTATCCCGTTTGCCAATACGGGTCGTCATATCGGCATTATCGATTTCTCACAGTGGTATACTACGCTCCTGGATATTGCCGTCATTTTAAATAGTGGCAGTCTCTCTGGCACGTCAGCCGCTAGCTGGACGGCCGAAGATATGGATGAATTCCGTGAGTGGAATAGAGAGTTCTTGAGTTGGTTGACAGAGAGCGATTTTGGCAGAGCGGAAAGAGCGGAAAAAAACAACCATGGCAGTTTTGCCAGCATGCTAGTGTCCGCTATTGCACTGTTTGTTGACAACAAACAGCTTGTACAACAAGAAGCGGCTAACATCCAACACGATATTAATGAGACTATCAACGCGGATGGAGCTCTTCCTGAAGAACTTCGGCGCACTCGAAGCTGGCATTATTCCAATTTTACCTTGCTAGCATTGACTCGGCTCGCCATGGTAGCTGAGAAAGCAGGAGTGGACCTATGGCACTATAGGGGGCCCCAGGGTCAAGGAATCTTCAAGGCAATTGAGTACCTTTTACCTGCTGCAACTGGCGCCGCAGTATGGGCATCCAAAGACATACATTTTGAACGATATGCTGCGGCTGATATCATCCGTACCGCTGCCGATGCGGGCCACAAAGCATCACAACTAGCTATAAGCACAATCGAACTACCTCCCGAGGGAGACCTATGGCCACTGAGGCCTGCGCCTGAACAGCTGGAGCCTGTCAAAGTAAAATTAGAGCAACTTGAGAAATGA